Below is a genomic region from Sphingomonas sp. KR3-1.
TACAGCCTGACCCTGGCATAGCGGCGCCGAGAGTGCTCCTCCGGTTCGACAAAGGAGACGAACCATGTTCCGCAAGACCCTGATCGCGCTGGCCGCCCTGGGCGCCGCGACCTCCGCCTCGGCGCAGCAGGCTGGCCCCACGCCCGGCCCGAAATCGGGCGAGCAGGCGACGATCCCGTTCCTGACCCGCAGCGACGTGCGCACCTTCACCAGCACCGACAATGGCGAGGGCGTCTATATCGAGGATGCGCGGCGCAACTGGTATTATGTGGCGTTCTTCAGCCGCTGCAACGAGCTGCCCTGGGCGGTGGGCATCGGCTTCAAGACCTTTGCCGGCAGTTCGCAGCTCGATCGCGGCGACACGATCTTCGCCGGGCGCGATCGCTGCACGATC
It encodes:
- a CDS encoding DUF6491 family protein — its product is MFRKTLIALAALGAATSASAQQAGPTPGPKSGEQATIPFLTRSDVRTFTSTDNGEGVYIEDARRNWYYVAFFSRCNELPWAVGIGFKTFAGSSQLDRGDTIFAGRDRCTIASIVHSGPPPEKPKKAKKPKGA